One stretch of Zingiber officinale cultivar Zhangliang chromosome 6B, Zo_v1.1, whole genome shotgun sequence DNA includes these proteins:
- the LOC121991649 gene encoding E3 ubiquitin-protein ligase RING1-like — translation MYPYRRILSDGPKHDDECPPSLALLPPPPLSSIERQHSLRLANFLLIGASIFAAALLFFFTYYAVLRRRRRPPRDAADLSLGGNQDDGSSSGDGDPFQHVWYIRTTGLDESIISSISVAEYRAGDGLLESASTCSVCLGEFCDGERVRLLPKCGHAFHVPCIDTWLRAHVNCPLCRAHIVDSQGEPALAFPDLSISNSRDSVDSDSVSSAVVDSQIGNPLLDEQQNGGSRSSIDLGIPINPSEAFDSFPECSSSQEQIDMGANIRQPVRRSVSMDTPFMNSITVRIEAGQIIFEKNGKDTNFMEGSATKGNSSKEIVNRKDGSDMERSVSTNGRGYFFSRHGRVARIHSMPM, via the coding sequence ATGTATCCCTATCGACGGATCCTTTCCGATGGACCAAAGCACGACGACGAGTGCCCTCCCTCCCTCGCCCTCCTTCCTCCCCCTCCGCTTTCCAGCATCGAACGTCAACACAGCCTCCGCCTCGCCAACTTCCTCCTGATCGGCGCCTCCATCTTTGCGGCcgccctcctcttcttcttcacctacTACGCTGTTCTCCGCCGTCGCCGCCGTCCCCCGCGCGACGCCGCTGACTTAAGCCTCGGAGGTAATCAAGACGATGGATCGTCGTCGGGTGATGGGGATCCGTTCCAACACGTGTGGTACATCCGGACAACCGGCCTCGACGAGTCCATCATCAGCTCCATCTCCGTGGCGGAGTACCGCGCCGGAGACGGCCTCCTCGAAAGCGCCTCCACCTGCTCTGTGTGCCTTGGCGAGTTCTGCGATGGGGAACGCGTCCGCCTGCTCCCTAAGTGCGGCCACGCGTTCCACGTACCCTGCATCGACACCTGGCTCCGAGCTCATGTCAATTGTCCCCTCTGCCGGGCTCACATCGTAGATTCCCAGGGCGAGCCTGCACTCGCTTTCCCGGACCTCTCTATCTCTAATTCGAGGGACTCGGTGGACTCCGACTCAGTATCCTCCGCTGTTGTGGATAGCCAGATAGGAAACCCTCTACTGGATGAACAACAAAACGGAGGATCACGGAGCTCGATTGACTTAGGGATTCCGATCAACCCTTCTGAAGCATTTGATTCATTTCCTGAGTGTTCTTCGTCGCAAGAGCAAATTGACATGGGTGCTAATATTCGGCAGCCGGTTAGGCGATCCGTCTCAATGGACACACCATTTATGAATTCTATCACTGTTAGAATCGAGGCAGGACAAATAATCTTTGAAAAGAATGGGAAAGATACAAACTTCATGGAAGGGAGTGCAACAAAGGGCAATTCCTCCAAAGAGATTGTTAATCGGAAGGATGGTTCTGATATGGAAAGATCGGTTTCTACCAATGGAAGAGGGTACTTTTTCTCAAGACATGGGCGGGTTGCCAGAATCCACAGTATGCCTATGTAA